Proteins from a genomic interval of Nitrospirota bacterium:
- a CDS encoding acyl-homoserine-lactone synthase, whose translation MNMRIVDTGGMLPEVTGRMDYRSIVLQEADLTVRTLIEEKDKAQAYRLRHRIFCDELKWVLHSTDAMESDEYDRNAVFFGVFDAGNRLVSFLRLIMPGRQFMMEKEFLSLVGPEHRIRKEMDTAEISRLCVAPEARHNHLAGNFDVHRISLILFKGVYQWCVLNRIQYLYAVTELKVYRLYCLKGFPYQLIGRPATMPDGVTVVAVMLDWHEFETMNAVKRPDLFDWFRPTRLSPLPGQSQPHGTCSTRSASA comes from the coding sequence ATGAATATGCGGATTGTAGATACAGGCGGGATGTTGCCGGAAGTGACGGGTCGGATGGACTATCGAAGCATCGTACTGCAGGAGGCGGATCTCACGGTGAGGACCCTCATCGAGGAGAAGGACAAGGCGCAGGCCTACCGGCTGCGCCACCGGATCTTCTGCGATGAGCTGAAATGGGTCCTTCACTCCACCGATGCCATGGAGTCTGATGAGTACGACCGGAACGCGGTCTTCTTCGGGGTCTTCGATGCGGGTAACAGGCTGGTTTCCTTCCTCCGGCTCATCATGCCCGGCCGCCAGTTCATGATGGAGAAGGAGTTTCTGTCTCTCGTCGGCCCGGAGCACCGGATAAGGAAGGAAATGGATACGGCCGAGATCTCCCGGTTATGCGTTGCGCCCGAGGCGCGGCACAATCACCTGGCCGGCAATTTCGATGTGCACCGGATATCCCTGATTCTGTTCAAGGGAGTCTATCAGTGGTGCGTGCTCAACAGGATACAATATCTCTACGCGGTAACGGAGCTGAAGGTATACCGTCTGTACTGTCTCAAAGGTTTTCCCTACCAATTGATCGGGAGGCCCGCGACGATGCCCGACGGGGTCACGGTCGTCGCCGTGATGCTGGACTGGCATGAATTTGAAACGATGAACGCGGTCAAACGGCCGGATCTGTTCGACTGGTTCAGGCCGACTCGATTATCCCCGCTTCCAGGGCAATCGCAACCGCATGGGACCTGCTCGACGCGTTCAGCTTCAGCTTGA
- a CDS encoding autoinducer binding domain-containing protein, with translation MGLSSATKAGIHNLSHQDACSLLELIQESLACHDLDAFRGLLARLKTLMAYDVTTCLVCKKGMDGQIRSLDIVNENYPSEWIELYVTRNYEQIDPVLQENFANFRIQYWADTYRKMPPPKGFLSLAQDFGLDRGYTHGVRSFTGEEGSLFSFAGRAVEQSGRTETILDVSIPHLHQALCRAVKYDRSRTAGTLSLREKEVLRWMTQGKSTWDISRILRISERTVHFHGQNIKLKLNASSRSHAVAIALEAGIIESA, from the coding sequence ATGGGCCTGTCTTCGGCAACAAAAGCCGGTATTCATAACCTGTCCCATCAGGACGCCTGTTCTCTTCTCGAACTGATCCAGGAGAGCCTTGCCTGCCACGATCTGGATGCGTTCAGGGGACTCCTTGCGAGATTGAAGACGTTGATGGCCTACGATGTCACCACGTGCCTTGTCTGCAAAAAGGGAATGGACGGGCAGATCCGGTCACTCGATATCGTCAATGAAAACTATCCCTCGGAATGGATCGAGCTCTACGTCACGAGAAATTACGAGCAGATCGACCCCGTTCTCCAGGAGAATTTCGCAAACTTCCGGATCCAATACTGGGCCGACACCTACCGGAAGATGCCGCCTCCGAAGGGGTTCCTTTCCCTCGCCCAGGACTTCGGCCTCGACCGCGGCTACACGCACGGAGTCCGGAGCTTCACCGGCGAAGAGGGGAGCCTGTTCTCCTTTGCCGGAAGGGCCGTGGAGCAGAGCGGCCGCACGGAAACCATTCTCGACGTCTCCATCCCTCATCTCCACCAGGCGCTCTGCAGGGCCGTCAAGTACGACCGGTCCCGGACAGCAGGCACCCTGTCGCTTCGGGAGAAGGAGGTGCTGAGGTGGATGACGCAGGGAAAAAGCACCTGGGACATTTCCCGGATCCTGCGCATCAGCGAAAGGACCGTCCACTTTCACGGTCAAAACATCAAGCTGAAGCTGAACGCGTCGAGCAGGTCCCATGCGGTTGCGATTGCCCTGGAAGCGGGGATAATCGAGTCGGCCTGA